The following proteins come from a genomic window of Hydractinia symbiolongicarpus strain clone_291-10 chromosome 2, HSymV2.1, whole genome shotgun sequence:
- the LOC130629950 gene encoding uncharacterized protein LOC130629950 yields the protein MLQSRLPKPTERRSIEVVSRKFKDLMQIGNVNGAIKLLTNNMAGGILPLNDKTFNLLRVKHPPGEQAKEDVILQGPLSMVNPIVYDVIDDMYVLKAAQVTKGGSGPSGMDADGWRKPLTSKVFGECGLDLRRAIANVIKKLCIENVQDQSLEAFTACRLVPLDKKPGVRPIGVGEVLRRICGKVVMAVLQKDVLKSSAEIQMCSGQKSGSEAAIHAMREVFDSKETDAVLLVDAANAFNSINREALLHNVKIVCPTIACYVINCYRFHARLFIIGGKEIRSEEGTTQGDPLGMAIYAIGLTPLLNLMADGIFETTVAAFADDVSAGGKCRNLKVWWDRLMQIGPLFGYNPQPHKSCIIVKPGHEQLAKATFEGTNIQICTDGERHLGASIGSDSFRKEYCEKMVTNWVKEISLLSDIAPSQPQAAYACYTSGNQHKFSFFLRTIPGIEKYLNPLEEIIRHRLLPAITGGHIVNDDERTLLSLPPRLGGLGIINPIERAPTELRNSESITASLKNVILRKNVVDEEIVSLTAVKNNRRQQNLEKLKNLQLRMTPEAARYMKSGVSNWLTTLPIKELNYDLNKEQFFDDLRLRYDWTIPKLPSECVCGSKFNVRHMRYHARKVATSLYDTMRYEILQVNYWRNGERIHQNGILSQEARLDVSAVGFWTPGQRVFLDVRVFDLNALRYKGLSLDKCFKKNEEEKKRGYNERVMQSPAINTTLPERLQILRSGPPADRYGPRKCCITHSILNNQIIFFGVPAETHLSLITLFEDNVILLFRSNYE from the exons ATGCTTCAATCACGATTGCCTAAACCAACCGAGAGAAGAAGCATAGAAGTTGTTTCGAGAAAGTTTAAAGATCTCATGCAGATTGGAAATGTGAACGGAGCAATCAAATTATTAACAAATAACATGGCAGGTGGCATTCTTCCTTTAAATGACAAAACATTCAATTTATTACGAGTTAAACATCCACCAGGCGAACAAGCGAAGGAAGACGTTATATTGCAAGGACCGTTATCAATGGTTAATCCGATTGTATATGACGTCATTGATGACATGTACGTATTGAAAGCTGCTCAAGTAACAAAAGGAGGCTCCGGGCCTTCTGGGATGGACGCAGATGGATGGAGAAAGCCTTTAACTTCAAAGGTTTTTGGTGAATGCGGTTTGGATTTAAGAAGAGCTATAGCCAACGTTATAAAGAAGTTATGTATAGAAAATGTTCAAGATCAATCGCTTGAAGCATTTACTGCTTGCAGACTCGTACCTCTAGACAAAAAACCTGGAGTAAGACCAATTGGTGTTGGAGAAGTCTTGCGAAGAATATGTGGCAAGGTAGTGATGGCAGTTCTTCAGAAAGACGTCCTTAAATCAAGTGCGGAAATTCAGATGTGCTCGGGTCAGAAGTCTGGCAGTGAAGCGGCAATCCACGCGATGAGGGAGGTATTTGACAGTAAAGAAACAGACGCTGTTTTACTTGTTGATGCAGCAAATGCCTTCAATAGTATCAACAGAGAAGCACTCCTGCACAACGTCAAGATTGTTTGCCCGACTATTGCATGTTATGTCATCAATTGCTATAGATTTCATGCGAGGCTTTTCATCATTGGAGGTAAAGAAATAAGATCCGAGGAGGGTACTACGCAGGGTGATCCGCTAGGGATGGCAATATACGCAATTGGTCTAACACCCCTACTTAATCTGATGGCTGACGGAATATTTGAAACTACTGTTGCTGCTTTCGCTGATGACGTTAGTGCAGGTGGAAAATGTAGAAACTTGAAAGTTTGGTGGGATAGATTGATGCAAATTGGACCATTGTTCGGTTACAATCCACAACCTCACAAATCTTGCATAATTGTAAAACCAGGACACGAACAACTGGCGAAAGCGACTTTTGAGGGCACGAATATCCAGATATGTACTGATGGTGAAAGACATCTTGGCGCCTCGATCGGAAGTGACAGCTTCAGGAAGGAGTACTGTGAAAAAATGGTAACGAACTGGGTAAAGGAGATATCTTTACTTTCAGATATTGCGCCATCACAGCCACAAGCTGCTTATGCCTGTTATACAAGTGGTAATCAACACAAATTTTCATTCTTCCTCAGAACAATACCTGGGATTGAGAAGTATCTGAATCCACTTGAAGAAATTATACGACATCGATTGCTACCTGCTATTACTGGTGGACACATTGTGAACGATGATGAACGCACACTCCTGTCTTTGCCTCCTCGACTTGGTGGTTTGGGAATTATCAATCCCATTGAACGAGCGCCCACAGAGCTACGAAACTCAGAAAGCATAACTGCTTCTTTGAAGAACGTAATTCTTCGTAAAAATGTTGTTGATGAAGAAATAGTATCATTGACGGCAGTGAAAAACAACCGGAGACAACAGAATctggaaaagttgaaaaatctACAATTACGTATGACACCTGAAGCTGCACGATATATGAAGAGTGGTGTATCAAATTGGCTTACAACTTTACCAATTAAAGAGCTGAACTATGATCTGAACAAGGAGCAGTTTTTTGACGACCTACGTTTGCGATACGATTGGACAATCCCGAAACTTCCATCAGAATGCGTGTGTGGAAGCAAATTTAATGTTAGACACATGCGTTATCATGCAAGAAAGGTGGCTACGTCTCTTTACGACACAATGAGATACGAGATATTACAGGTAAATTACTGGAGGAA CGGTGAAAGAATCCATCAAAACGGTATTTTATCACAGGAAGCACGATTAGACGTCAGCGCAGTCGGTTTTTGGACCCCTGGTCAACGAGTATTTTTAGATGTACGGGTCTTTGACCTCAACGCTCTGAGATACAAGGGTCTTTCTCTTGACAAATGCTTCAAGAAAAACGAAGAAGAGAAGAAGAGAGGATACAACGAAAGAGTTATGCAA TCTCCTGCGATCAACACTACTTTGCCTGAGAGGTTGCAGATCCTTCGCTCGGGACCACCAGCTGACAGATATGGACCTCGGAAATGTTGTATCACTCATTCGATCCTGAATAATCAA